Proteins encoded in a region of the Flavobacteriaceae bacterium HL-DH10 genome:
- the bshA gene encoding N-acetyl-alpha-D-glucosaminyl L-malate synthase BshA, translating to MKIGIVCYPTFGGSGVVATELGLELSKRGHEVHFITYNQPVRLELLSNNVHYHEVNVPEYPLFHYQPYELALSSKLVDMVKLHKIEILHVHYAIPHAYAAYMAKMMLQEEGVHIPIVTTLHGTDITLVGSHPFYKPAVTFSINKSDAVTTVSQSLKEDTIRLFDIKNDISVVPNFIDLDKYNHHFTDCQRAMMANDDEKIITHISNLRPVKRAQDVISIFYNIQKVMPAKLMLVGEGPDREQIEIRCQELGILDKVIFFGRSNEIDKILCFSDLFLLPSETESFGLAALEAMASGVPVISSNTGGIPEVNIHGVSGFLSPVGDIEDMTKNALYILSDSERLSTFKKCARKEALKYDLHKIVPQYEAIYEDTLAKCLVL from the coding sequence ATGAAGATAGGTATTGTTTGTTATCCAACATTTGGAGGTAGTGGCGTTGTTGCTACAGAATTAGGCTTAGAGCTTTCTAAGCGTGGTCATGAAGTCCATTTTATCACCTACAACCAACCTGTAAGGTTGGAGTTGTTAAGTAATAATGTACATTATCATGAAGTAAATGTACCTGAATATCCTTTATTTCATTATCAACCTTATGAGTTAGCTTTATCAAGTAAATTGGTAGATATGGTGAAATTGCATAAAATTGAAATCTTGCATGTACATTATGCTATACCTCATGCTTATGCAGCGTATATGGCAAAAATGATGTTGCAAGAAGAAGGTGTTCATATTCCTATAGTCACAACATTACATGGTACAGATATTACTTTAGTAGGAAGTCATCCGTTTTACAAACCAGCAGTTACTTTTAGTATTAATAAATCGGATGCAGTTACTACGGTTTCACAAAGTTTAAAAGAGGATACCATACGTTTGTTCGATATAAAAAATGATATCTCTGTTGTACCTAATTTTATAGATTTAGATAAATATAATCATCATTTTACAGATTGTCAACGTGCTATGATGGCGAATGATGATGAAAAAATTATTACACACATTAGTAATTTAAGACCTGTAAAACGAGCGCAAGATGTTATTTCTATTTTTTATAACATTCAAAAAGTAATGCCAGCAAAATTGATGTTGGTAGGTGAGGGACCAGATAGAGAACAAATAGAAATTCGTTGTCAAGAATTGGGTATTTTAGATAAAGTAATTTTCTTTGGAAGAAGTAACGAAATTGATAAAATTCTTTGCTTTAGTGATTTGTTTTTATTGCCTTCTGAAACCGAAAGTTTCGGTTTAGCGGCATTAGAAGCTATGGCATCTGGTGTACCCGTTATATCAAGTAATACAGGAGGTATTCCCGAAGTTAATATTCATGGTGTTTCGGGATTTTTAAGTCCTGTTGGTGATATAGAAGATATGACTAAAAACGCCTTGTATATTTTAAGTGATTCAGAGCGTTTAAGCACTTTTAAAAAGTGTGCTAGAAAAGAAGCTTTAAAATACGATTTGCATAAAATAGTACCACAATACGAAGCCATTTATGAAGATACTTTAGCTAAATGCCTCGTATTGTAG